A stretch of Episyrphus balteatus chromosome 2, idEpiBalt1.1, whole genome shotgun sequence DNA encodes these proteins:
- the LOC129910738 gene encoding puff-specific protein Bx42 isoform X2 encodes MTTNKMSVPPRYTERQNWIPRTEADYNDGGAYPEIHVAQYPLDLGLNNQLQKKDNTLGFQLDENGKTDYDVIAKHDHAPNKIVYSNISQLLPDVLSEGKDLQKPNAETQEETTEATRRALEKLTSQKINAAMPCRQVGKANNAQWLRFTSVQQGHEFNSGAKQRVIKMVEAQVDPMEPPKFKVSKKIPRGPPSPPAPVLHSPSRKVSMKEQKEWKVPPCISNWKNAKGYTIPLDKRLAADGRGLQQLHINEKFAKMAEALYIADRKAREAVEARAQLEKRLAQKEKDKKEDMLRVMAQRAREERAGLRLPEEDNYEMKQRDELRGERHRDRTREKNLGRAGPDKRLRLQRERERDITELIALGKSAKVASNNEAQFDQRLFNKTKGMDSGFADDEAYNVYDKPWRDSTSLASHLHRPKKDMDSDTYGMEYNKLIATNKFVPDKEFSGVERSTEKNVRRAPVQFEKEDDPFGLDQFLNMAKKATKRNDNEEQFFDSKRNKLG; translated from the coding sequence ATTTGGGACTCAATAATCAATTACAGAAAAAAGACAACACCTTGGGATTTCAATTAGATGAGAATGGCAAAACAGACTACGATGTTATCGCCAAGCATGATCATGCACCCAATAAAATTGTCTATTCAAATATTTCACAACTTCTACCTGATGTCTTGAGCGAAGGTAAAGACTTGCAAAAGCCAAATGCCGAAACCCAGGAAGAAACAACAGAAGCCACTCGACGTGCATTAGAAAAGTTAACTAGTCAAAAGATTAACGCAGCGATGCCATGTAGACAAGTGGGCAAAGCCAACAATGCCCAATGGCTAAGGTTTACCTCGGTCCAGCAGGGACATGAGTTCAATTCGGGTGCCAAACAACGAGTTATCAAAATGGTAGAGGCCCAAGTGGATCCAATGGAACCTCCCAAATTCAAAGTAAGCAAAAAGATACCTCGCGGACCGCCATCTCCGCCCGCGCCAGTGCTGCATTCACCATCTCGCAAAGTCAGTATGAAGGAACAAAAAGAGTGGAAAGTTCCACCTTGCATTTCGAATTGGAAGAACGCCAAGGGTTATACTATTCCTTTGGACAAGAGGTTAGCAGCCGATGGTCGGGGGTTACAGCAGCTTCATATCAATGAGAAGTTTGCAAAAATGGCTGAAGCGTTGTATATAGCCGATAGGAAGGCTCGAGAAGCTGTGGAAGCTCGGGCACAGCTTGAGAAGAGATTGGCTCAGAAGGAGAAGGATAAGAAGGAGGATATGTTGCGTGTAATGGCGCAGAGAGCTCGTGAGGAGAGAGCTGGTCTCCGTTTGCCTGAAGAAGACAACTACGAAATGAAGCAACGTGATGAATTGCGAGGGGAAAGACATAGAGATCGTACAAGAGAAAAGAATCTGGGTCGTGCTGGTCCAGATAAGCGATTGCGACTCCAACGTGAACGAGAGCGTGATATAACCGAATTGATTGCTCTTGGCAAATCAGCCAAAGTTGCATCGAATAACGAAGCACAATTCGATCAGAGATTGTTTAATAAAACTAAAGGAATGGATTCTGGATTTGCTGATGATGAAGCTTACAATGTTTATGATAAACCATGGCGTGATTCAACATCGCTGGCATCACATTTACATAGACCCAAGAAAGACATGGATTCGGATACATATGGAATGGAATATAATAAACTAATTGCCACTAATAAATTTGTTCCCGATAAAGAATTCTCAGGTGTGGAGAGATCAACAGAAAAGAATGTGAGACGTGCTCCAGTTCAGTTTGAGAAAGAAGATGATCCCTTTGGTTTGGATCAGTTTCTTAATATGGCTAAAAAGGCTACAAAGAGAAATGACAATGAAGAGCAATTCTTTGATAGTAAGCGAAACAAATTAGGTTag